One region of Anticarsia gemmatalis isolate Benzon Research Colony breed Stoneville strain chromosome 2, ilAntGemm2 primary, whole genome shotgun sequence genomic DNA includes:
- the LOC142978654 gene encoding uncharacterized protein LOC142978654, translating into MKELYLFVLLLVACAYAPASSLFVNATDEITTVEPPAPVSRSFKAAKEVLDRAAKKIEAHVTSIADSGPPQLEDHRRHYAQIFYVLLTEAEACLQHPLPPHGLGYQERINLSAPKGLSSPHEAVVETQQFLDEFNNRTRKIQTLINDLCSKYDDCDHKIEAKAGERILENDIAREARVLFPGAKAAKLFLKIHSGILLASDKLQGLNYVVTGEKALKNAAQALCELLRAMRIVPYSF; encoded by the exons ATGAAAGAATTATATCTATTTGTATTGCTGCTAGTAGCTTGTGCTTACGCGCCGGCATCGTCGTTATTTGTGAATGCGACAGATGAAATTACTACAGTAGAACCACCGGCACCGGTTTCACGTTCATTTAAAGCGGCAAAAGAAGTACTTGACAGAGCTGCCAAAAAAATTGAAGCTCACGTAAC CTCCATTGCTGATTCTGGACCTCCACAGTTGGAAGATCACAGACGCCATTACGCTCAAATCTTTTACGTACTTCTCACTGAAGCTGAAGCATGTTT gcaaCATCCTCTACCACCTCATGGACTAGGTTACCAAGAACGTATAAACCTAAGTGCACCTAAAGGTTTGAGCAGTCCACATGAAGCGGTTGTCGAAACGCAACAATTCCTTGATGAATTCAACAATCGAACTAGAAaa aTCCAAACACTCATAAATGATCTTTGCTCTAAATATGACGATTGTGACCATAAAATCGAAGCGAAAGCGGGTGAAAGGATACTCGAAAACGACATTGCCAGGGAAGCAAGAGTACTTTTCCCAGGAGCTAAAGCTGCAAAACTATTCCTTAAAATACACTCAGGAATCCTGCTAGCGTCGGACAAGTTACAAGGCCTCAACTACGTTGTAACAGGAGAAAAAGCACTAAAAAATGCTGCACAAGCACTTTGTGAACTTTTGAGAGCTATGCGTATAGTGCCTTACtcgttttaa
- the LOC142978665 gene encoding uncharacterized protein LOC142978665, whose protein sequence is MIMLLLVCILVLGGMTDAKLSDSPPPYLQAAQDLDTAASKLKQHILSMAGHIPELDDHRRHYADILHVVYKEGETQSGCEHESYYENYEKNVNIFAPEGILEPEKVISETQRLIDNFNNETSRIQHVIFTNCILPRNNLCDHIIDDAVNNMFLEEEAKIFLDGGITARAFLNKHKEFLAKSKELSVQEYILNGARVLEETVRDLGQLMTDLDHITCSQKQ, encoded by the exons ATGATAATGCTACTACTAGTATGTATTCTTGTGCTGGGAGGTATGACCGATGCCAAGTTGTCTGATTCACCACCACCGTACTTACAAGCAGCTCAGGATCTCGACACGGCGGCTTCGAAACTAAAACAACATATACt CTCCATGGCCGGTCATATACCTGAACTGGACGACCACAGACGTCACTACGCTGACATCCTTCACGTTGTTTACAAAGAGGGAGAGACACAGTCGGGTTGCGA acATGAGTCATATTATGAAAACTATGAAAAGAACGTCAATATATTTGCTCCCGAGGGTATACTAGAACCAGAGAAAGTAATTAGTGAGACTCAGAGACTGATTGACAACTTCAACAATGAGACTAGCAGG ATTCAGCACGTAATATTCACAAATTGCATTTTACCTCGCAATAATTTATGCGACCATATCATTGATGACGCAGTAAACAACATGTTTTTGGAAGAGGAAGCTAAGATATTTCTCGACGGCGGGATAACTGCTCGAGCATTTCTTAACAAACATAAAGAATTTTTAGCTAAGTCTAAGGAATTGAGCGTCCAAGAGTATATTTTGAATGGAGCGAGAGTTTTGGAAGAGACTGTAAGAGATCTTGGACAACTTATGACAGATCTCGATCATATAACCTGCAGTCAAAAGCAATAG